ACAGATGACTCGCAAATTCAAGAACTGAATGCTCAGTATCGTCAACAAAATAAGCCTACAGACGTTTTAGCTTTTGCTGCTTTAGAAGTGGATTTTCCGCAAAGCAAAGAAATGCTTGCGTCTGTACCATTATACTTAGGTGATATTATCGTGTCTGTAGATACAGCACAGCGTCAAGCTAAACAGCAGGAACATAGCTTACCAACTGAACTAGCTTGGTTAGCATCTCACGGTTTATTACACCTGTTGGGCTGGGATCATCCTGATGAAGAAAGTTTGGGGCGAATGTTAAAACAGCAAGTAAGATTGCTGAACGCAATAGGTATTGCTATTGACATGGAATGGCAGTAGTTATGTGTTCTTAATGTTAATTTTGGGTAATACTTTTATAATACTTCTGTGCAAATTTGCTTAAAGATTGCCTCAAAGTTAATTCTGCCATTAAGATCGGCGAATATTCCCACTGTAGCAACTCTATTTTTGTATTTTTAAGTCTATGTCCCCAAAAATTTCTTCATCACCAACGCCTACCTCGTTACAAACACTGGTGTCTAACGAACGGGAATTTTCCTGGAAAGTAGCCTCTAATTTATTTGTTAGTTTTAAATATGCCTGGGCTGGAATCAGCTATAGTTTTCAAACTCAACGTAATTTTCGCATCCACGTAAGCGTTTGTGCTTTAGCTATCGGTTTAAGCGTATTTTTGCACCTGCAAGCTGTAGAAATAGCGGTAATTGGTATAACTAGTGGTTTAGTTTTGGCATTAGAGTTACTAAATACAGCGATCGAGTCTCTTGTGGACTTAACCGTTAAGCAGACATATCATGAATTAGCAAAAATTGCTAAAGATTGTGCGGCTGGTGCAGTTCTTGTCTCTGCTTTGGTAGCGGTGCTGGTAGCTGGTACGCTATTGCTCCCTCCTCTGGTAAGGTTAATTATATCCGCTTTATAAATATGATTTGCGTAGGCGTAGCCCAACCTAGGCATCGCCAAGTGACTTGGTAAGAGGATCGGACTCTACTCAATTCACATTATAAGAAATTAAAAATTTAAGAAGTGGCTTGTTATAAAGTAGCCGCTTCATATTTATGTGTCTACGTTAGCGTTATTTTTATATCTAGCGAACAATATAGTATCAGTAATCTGATGAGAGCTAAAAACCAGGAGTGATGAGCTTTGATTATAGTTATCGACAATTACGACAGTTTTACATATAACTTAGTGCAATATCTGGGAGAATTGGCAGCAGAATTCTCAGTAGCAGATGATATTAAAGTTTTTCGTAACGACAAGATATCCATAGATGAGATTCGGGCATTAAAGCCGGAAGCCGTAGTGATTTCTCCTGGGCCTGGCCGCCCGGAAGATGCGGGTATATCCTTAGAATTGATTGAACAGCTAGGACAAGAGTTGCCAATTTTGGGTGTCTGTTTGGGACATCAAAGCATCGGTCAAGTATTCGGTGGTAAAATAATTCCTGCTCCAGAGTTGATGCATGGCAAAACCTCTCAGGTATCTCACACTGGGGTGGGGGTTTTTCGGGGATTAGAAAATCCTCTCATCGCCACTAGGTATCATAGTTTGGTAATCGAACGTGAGACTTGCCCAGATGTGTTAGAAATCACCGCTTGGGTTGAAGATAACACCATCATGGGAGTGCGACACCGGAACTATCCTCACATTCAGGGTGTCCAGTTTCACCCAGAGAGTGTCCTGACATCTTCAGGAAAACAGTTATTACGAAATTTTCTCGAACAGTTACAGTCAAGAGCATAATTAATGAAACGACGACAGTTGATGGGCTATGCTGGGGCGGGGTTGGCCACAGCTTTAGTTACTACCTTGGGTTCTAAATCTCAAGCTGACGCACAATCTAGCGGTTTATCAGTTCAGTGGTTGGGTCATACTTGCTTTCTTTTTACTGGTGGTGGTGCAAAAATTCTCGTCAATCCATTTCGGACGGTTGGCTGTACTGCTAAATATCGACTACCAAAAGTTGCAGCAGATTTGGTACTGATTAGCAGTCAATTGCTGGATGAAGGTGCGGTAGACGTACTACCGGGAAATGCAAAACTCATCTACGAACCAGGAGTTTATGAGTTTAAAGGTATTAAGTTCCAAGGAATTGCCATAGACCACGATCGCAAAGGTGGTAAGCAATTTGGCTCAAATACTGCTTGGAGTTGGAAGCAAGGCGGGATTAATATCTTACACTTAGGGGGAGCCGCTGCACCTATTTCCATCGAGCAAAAAATCTTGATGGGACGACCCGATGTACTATTTATTCCAGTGGGAGGCAGTGCAAAAGCCTACAATGCTCAAGAAGCAAAGCAGGCTATTCAAGTATTAAATCCCAAGCTGGTGATTCCGACCCATTACCGGACACAAGCGGCTGATGCTGCTAAGTGTGATATTTCACCACTTGATGATTTTTTGACCTTAATGCAAGGTACGACAGTGCGGCGTAGTAATGGAGATAGTATTTCCATTAGCCCTAGTAAATTGCCAGAAAAGGGTGAAATTCAGGTTTTGACTTACAAGTTTTGAGGAGTAGGAAATGAGGGGATAAGGGAGCAGGGGGAGATGAGGAGAAATAATTCCTAACTCCTCTAGAGACGCGATTGATCGCGTCTCTACTCATAACTCCTAGCTTTTAGAATGTATACCACTGTGGGCCAAGCTTATCTGCATCGCTGATGGGATTCTCAACGGCTGTTGTTCCATCTATAGTCCAAATGTTGTCTGAACCTGCAGTCTGATCGCGCCAGTAGATATCGGTCTTACCGTCGCCGTTGAAATCACCAAGGGATGGTGTTAAGGCCGCGTTATTAGCTGGTAAGAAAGCTTCAGTCGCAACTGTTGTACCATCCATCAACCAAGCGGTGTTCGCACCTGTGGTTCCATTGTGCCAGAAAATATCGGTCTTACCATCACCGTTGAAATCACCAATTTTGGAAGTCCAAGATGAGTCAAGTGTTCCCAAAGCGCCTTCTGTGACTAAGATGCCTCTCATCGTCCAAACCTTGTTCTCACCTGTTTGAGCGTTTCTCCACAGAATGTCAGTGCTTAAATCGCCGTTGAAATCACCAACGCTAGCAGTCCAGGCTGCATCTTGGGATTGCAGCGCAAATTCAGTCTTTTGGGCACCATCCATAAACCAAGCGCTGTTATCGCCAGTTGTCGCATTGCGCCAGAAAATATCGCTCTTGCCATTGCCATCGAAATCAACAATGGTAGGAGTTAGAGCTGTGTCTGTAGTGTCTAGAACAGTTGCATTCACAACTGTGGTGCCATCCATCTCCCAAATAGCGTTCTCACCGGTTGTAGCATTATGCCAGAAGATATCGGTTTTGCGATCGCCGTTGAAATCCCCAATCTGAGGACTCCAGGCTGGATCAACGCTAGATAGAGCAGCCGCAGAACCAACTCTAGTTCCATCCATCAGCACAATGCTGTTCTCACCGGTTGTCTTATTGCGTAATAAGAAGTCGGTTTTACCATCAGCATTGAAATCAGCAATTTTGTAATCATAGGCGGATAGGTCAAATTGACCCAAAGAACCCTGTTCGACAACTTTTGTGCCATCCATCAACCGAATGACAATTTCACCAGTTGTAGAATCGACCCAAACTTTATCTGTTTTACCATCACCGTTGAAGTCAGGAACAATCGCCGCACTGGTTAAGTAAGGATTAGGATTAGGATTTGCTGACACCACCGCAGATTGTTGTGGTTGGTAGGAACTCTTACTTCCCAAAAACGAATCAGAACTTAGAGGAGTTACGCTATCAAGAGGAGATGATAATGCTTGTATTTTTTCGGAAGTTTGCGTCCATTGTGCATTCAAAGTTTTTGAAGTATTTTGATTTCCAAACATGGTGTGTTTTTATGATTGGTTGTCATATTTTTTTAACTTGTTTTTGAAGCCACTTTCTGTAACAAAATAACATTTTCTAGGTTTTCCAGATTTCTTTATAACTATTTTTTGTTTATTAATGTCATTGCTTGAAGATAAATATTTGTTTTAAATGATAACTATAAAAATTTCAAGTCCTATATAAGCAATTGTAAAATTCTTTTTGTTCTTTCTGTATATAATGGTTTACAGATAAAGCAATAAAGCTTTATCTGTTTTCTTTGACATTAAAAAATTTTCTCAAAATTATACTTATATTTTTAACGGTTCATTAGCCAGACAAAAAGTATTCACACTACACTATAGGACTAATATTTGATTGCCTCAAATAACTCTGTACAACTCAAAAAGCTTTCTTGACTATTGCCTCTTGCCTGCTCATTATGGCTACGCCACGCTGTGCGAACAAAAATCAAAGCGGCTTCCTATAGTAGCCTTTCAAGCTTCGATTCATTGCTAAATAAGTTCACAGTAAGGAATTTAGTCCTTATTTTTAAGTAATCAAATGTTTAATACAAACTTTCAAAATTAGCTTTATAAAGTAACATTCGTATTTATTACAAAGTAACAAATACGCTAAAATAGAAATAATCGCTACATGGTTTCTAATGATTTGTGTAACATTGCCTTCTTTTATGGTAAATTTATCAATTGTTTACGGAACCACTACTATTTTTTATTTTGTGGAATAGCTTCAGATAGCTGCTTAGTCTTTCAACTGTACTAGAAGATACTTGCACGCCAGCTTCGGAAAAATTAGTATATATAAATACCACGAATTCATCTTTATTAACCACGTAAGCGATCGCTTTTATTGCTGTGGGTTGAGCAGACATATTCTTTACAGCGTGTTGTGGAATTTATTAACTACCAAGATTGATATGGAATAAGGCGTTAAAAATAATTTATTTTTTATGAATATACTCAATTATTCGATAAAAACAATATTTGCGAGTTATTTCAAAATTAGGAAACCTGAGTATTTCAAGATAATTGATTATTCTCTAACGATTTATGGCTTGAGTGGAAACAAATATTGGTTAGAATAACTTAGATTAGCAACTGTTAAGAGGCCTGAACTGTGCATCTACCAGTTGCTAGAGGTGTAAAATAATACAATATTTTCATAAAAACATCAGCTATGCAAGCAGAATATCGGCAGCGTCGTGAGCAGTTAATGGCAAAAATTGGTGATGGCACAGCCATTTTTCGCAGTGCGCCAATGGCAGTGATGCACAACGATGTCGAGTATGTTTATCGCCAAGACAGTGATTTCTTCTACCTGACTGGTTTTAATGAACCACAGGCAGTAGCAGTGTTAGCGCCGCATCATTCAGAACATCGGTTTGTGCTGTTTGTCCAACCGAAGGATCGCGAAAAAGAAGTATGGACTGGTTATCTTTGTGGGGTAGATGCAGCCAAGGAAATTTATGGTGCTGATGAAGCGTACCCCATTAGCGAGTTAGATGAAAAGTTGCCGCAGTATTTGGAAAAAGCCAGCCGCATTTACTATCACTTAGGACGCGATCGCAATTTTAACGATCAAATTCTCAAACATTACCAAAGTTTACTACGGACTTACCCTAAGCGCGGTACTGGCCCGATCGCTATTGAAGATACTGGCCCTGTTCTCAACAGCATGAGACTTATTAAAAGTGAAGCTGAGTTGGGGTTAATGCGTCAAGCGGTTGCGATCGCCACGGAAGCACACAATTACGCCCAAGAAATCGCCGCACCCGGACGTTATGAGTACGAAATTCAGGCGGAGATGGAACGGATCTTTCGAGTCCGGGGTGGGATGGGGCCAGCTTATCCTTCGATTGTGGCTTCTGGCGTGAATGCTTGCGTACTTCACTACATCGAAAATAATCGTCAAATGCAGAATGGAGAATTACTGCTAATTGATGCCGGTTGTGCTTACGGTTATTACAACTCGGATATTACGCGGACATTTCCTATTGGGGGTAAATTTACGCCAGAACAAAAGATGCTGTATGAGATTGTATTGGAGGCGCAAAAACAAGCGATCGCTCAAGTAAAACCAGGTAATCCCTTCAAATTAGTTCACGATACAGCAGTGCGCGTTATCACTGAAGGTTTAGTTGAACTTGGCATTCTCAAAGGTGAAATTGATAAGTTAATTGAAGAAGAGAAATATAAGCCATATTATATGCACCGCACCAGTCATTGGTTAGGTTTGGATGTTCATGATGTGGGAGTTTACCAGCACGGTCAAGACAAACCGCAGATTTTACAACCAGGCCAAATTCTGACAGTGGAACCGGGATTATATATTGTGCCTGACACGAAACTAGCAGAAGACCAACCAGAGACCGATCCTCGATGGGTTGGCATTGGTATTCGCATTGAGGATGATGTGTTAGTTACACCTGATGGACATGAAGTATTAACTGCGGGAGTTCCCAAGGCAGTGAATGAAGTGGAAAGATAAAAAAATGGGGATGGCATGTACCATCCCTAAGATAATTTAAGCTAAAAAATCATAGTTAAACTTTAAAGACGTGAATTTGACGGAATTAAAAAATATTACACAGGTCGTAGGTTTGACAAAATCATAGCGATCGTTACTTTTGGCACTAAAAGCAATAACAGAAAGTTATTAAATCAAGAACAACCCTCAACAAATTCAACTTCTGGTAGTTTACCTGAGCGAAACTGAGTGACACGCTTACCGTCAGTCTCGAATACCACACGATAATTCTGATTAGAACGGTCTTTCGGGATAAATGTCAAGTAGTGTCCGCCTTGGACATATTTATGAGGTGTGACTTTAATTTGTCCCGGGTAGAGAGACTTGATTTGCGCTTCGGTGTCGCCAATTTTTCCACCTTTAAGGGTAGTAATTTGGGTATTCTGCCGCACATCTACTCTAGAAATGCGACCTTTTGTAACCATAAATAAAAGATTTTTGGGTTCGTTTTGTGGCTTAACATAGTAGCAACTGTTATTCGGCGAATCTCCCGCTAGCTTAGTACCAGCAGCTTTTGCCGCTTGGGAAACAGTCATCCCAACTTTTACCTCTCCGATACCATTGATGGACAATTTCGATTTATTTGTCAGTTTCGCCTGTGCTACAACTGTACTGACACTTAGAAAAGAAACTGCCAACGTTAAGGAAGCAAGAGTCAATAATTTAGCTTTATTATTCATAAATTGTGGAAATAAAAGCGGGTAGATATTTATATACAGCATCTATGCTGCCAGTTTCGGATTTTCAAGTTGTTGATTGGCGAAATTCTGCTATTACTTCGATCAAACCAACGATATTACGGTTGAATTCAGGTAAATCTTCCGCAGGTATCCAATATTCCTGATGTATGGAACCGCCTACAGTTTTTACGGAGTAGCGGCTTAAAAACTCTGCACGCACCTGAAAACGTGTCACATAGCCGATATATCCTGTGTCAGTACTTGCCGCATTCCAGTTACGGGCAATTTGTGCGGCGTATTCTTCGTTAAGTACCGGGTAGAAAATAGGCTGTTCAGGTAATCGTGGAGGAAATTCACTATCGCCACTTTCTTTAATCAAAGCCAGTTCTTTTGGCCCAGTGGGACGGAAAAGAGTGATTGTTTCTCGATCGCCCTTGGGCAAAGGTTCTCGTGCTTGCACCCATGCCGTGGGAATACCTTCTACACCTGTAGATACCGCCACAATACCACCCGCGATCGCACAAGTAGTATCTCTATCTCCCAAGCCACTTACAGTTAACCACAGAGCTTCTTCGTAGTTGTCAAGATGTTGGGCAGCACACCATAGTGCAAAGGGGACTGTATCTTGTGCTGAGACATGAGTGCCATTTCCTAAGATTGCCGCTGCTAATTGCACTGATGTGTTTTCCGACAAATTCACAGCCTGATGAATTTTTGCACTTACCTCACTTTCTGGAACATAAGGTAAGACAAGGTTGAGAAAATCTTCTTTGCTGGGTAAAGAATCTTTGAGTCTCCACGCCCAAGCAGCAGCAACTGCTACGGCAATTGCATCTGCGATCGCTTCTGGATGAGTGTGAGTGATTTCGGCGCTGGCTTGTGCTTGCTTGACAACTAAATCCAAATCTTCGGCAAAGAACGCCCCTATCGGTGCAACGCGCATTGCTGCTCCATTTCCATAAGAACCTTGTCCGTTGAACAGACTACTTGCCAATTTCTGCCAAGATTCGCCATTGCATATTTGCGTTAACAGCCTGTGCATCGCTGCACCATAACCCCGTTGGCTATCGTATTGTTTGGCAAAGCTTTGTGCCAGATAATCTTGGTTAATTTCCCCGTATTCTTGGAGAGTTGACACAATTTAGAGCGCCATCTGGGTATCGTCAGTGTAGTACCAAGGTGATGCAGGGATAGCACGGCTAACAATCAGACTTTCCACCACATCTGGATGCAGAAAAAATCGCTCTCCAAAAGCATCACCCACTGATAAACCTTCAAGGGAGGATTGAGCGCGAAGCAGGCGAAGATCGTTAGTTGTTGACATAAGTCATTAATAAATTCTTTATCTTAACTAATATCTTACAAGTGTAATTTATAGGATATTATGAACTCCTAGCCTGTTGTGTTGGTTTTTATCAACTAGGGTCTTCCTCATCCATAGCTTCTTTAAAAAGATTACTTGCTGTTTGTGTGTCTGCGATCGCTCCTTGATTATCTCCCAAGTGACGGCGAATTTCACTACGTAGCATATATGCTTGTGGTTGTTTAGGATTTAGCTGAATTACATAGTTAGCATCAGCGATCGCACCTTTGTAATCTTTTAATTGAGAACGAAGTCTGGCGCGGATGAAGCGAGTTTGAATATCTTGAGGTTTTAAGCGGATAATTTGCTCGTAATCTGCTAATGCGCCTTTGTAGTCATGCAGTCCCAAACGCGCCCGCGATCGCTTGATATAAGCATTAACATCATTGGGATTTGCACGTAAAGCAGCAGTTGTAAGCTCAATTTGTTGTTGTCTATTTTTTCTACTCTGCTCAAGTCTTTGCTGAGAATTTTGAGAGTAATAAGTCAATAAATTTACCCAGCTAGGAGCCATAGCTTGCAGAATGCCTACCATTCCACCTAACAAGGTTACACAGTATATAACTAATAGAAAAACTCTAGTTTTCCATTTACTACGGGATTCGTACTGCTGTTGAATCAATCCCTTTACTAAGGTGTATCTTTTACTGAAAGGCAAATTTCCATATCCGAGTTGCTTCAGATACTTAAATATGAAATGCAGAATATTTTCCTGATCTATGGGTGGATTTAGTCGTAGTTCTTTTTGAAATTTCTGATTAATTTTAGCGCTGCGAAAGCTATTAGGGATGCCCATAGCGATCAACATCGCAAATAACAACATCATTGGTCTATCTTTTCCTAGAAATCCTAAGATAATCACACCAAAGACTTTAAATAAAACACCAATGTAAGGGAAACGGGAAAACAGCAGTAAATCAGCAATTTGTCCTCCATCGAGAGGATAAATCGGGAGTAGATTAAACAAGTTTAGAAATATCAGCGTCCAACTTGTTTTTTGTACCCAATCAGGATAACCACTGCTAAAAGGTGCAAGGATCGCCAAGCCAATCCCCAAAATTAACCCTGGTAATGGCCCTGCTAAAGATATCCAAAATTTTTGGGTGAGTGTAGCGTCATCTTTACGGGCAGTTGCTAAAGCGCCTAAAAACGGTACGAATAAAACAGAGGTATCACGATAGCCAAACAGTTTCATCGCCAATAAATGTCCGCCTTCATGGAAAAACAGTACAGCGATGAAAATCACCACACTTTGTGGAGTAAGAAAACTTGTATAACTGGCGATAAACAACCCTAAACTACCCAACAAAAGCCAACTACGAAATTTTTTACCCACCAGACCAGTTTCGGTATATTGCATTTGTTTAAATCCCTCTACTTCCAGTTCTATAGGGATTTCTTGTAAAATGCTGGAATCAGTTTTGGCTTGTTGTCTGCGTTGCTTGATGATATTTGCTGCTTTCTTGTTACCCTGCGTCATTGGGTTAAGCGATCGCAGGACTGTTAGCCAATGTATCTGAAATAACTCTGTTCCCTTGATTGGTGATATTTTTCCCGTCTTGGCTAAGTTACTAACATAGCCACTCATCTGTATCTGTAGTGCTTGTGCAAAAGACTCTGGTGATAAACCACAAGCTGTTTTGCTGGTAGTTAATTGTTTGAGACAATCTTGATGAGTCTGCCATTGTACTGATACTTTGCTGGTATAAACATCCTGAACAATAGTGTTAGGAAACTCACCTATAAGTCCATGCTGTTTGCCGTTGACAGTCAGCAATAAAGTTCTATCTTTAAAAAAGGTATAAAACTCTATATCGAATAAATTGACAGGTTCGGCTAAACGACGAATAACTACTGTGGCATAGCTTTTGAGTGCTTTGTGATATAAAAGAAGTTCCCAATTTGTTTGCTCATAGGCTTTGGTGATTGGTTGATATTGCAAATAGCTGCATGGAAGAAAGCCGAATTTCTCTAGTTCTTTAATGGGAGTTTGAAATAAATCTTTTAAATAAATAGGAACTGTATCAGCCTTTGTAATCTGGTACTTGGGATATTGAATATGAGACTTGCAAAGTAGTAAAAAGAGAATGAGATAGCGAATAACAGTCAGTAGAACGTAAATTGCGATCGGGTAGATTAGGTATTGCATAGCAATATATAGTTTTTAACTATGCTTAGTATTCCCTGACACTATATAAAATAGCTTAGATTGCAAATACCTAAAATAAAAATGGGTATAGCCTTTTGACCATACCCATTTCAGTGATTTTAGAAAACTTGTTACAGTTGCGGTACGTACTGCTGTTTCTCAGGGACTTCAGCGTACTCAGCCACAATTTGGCGGAATTCTTCGCCGTCAATGGTTTCTTTTTCAATGAGCAAATCGACTAAGCGATCGGTGACAGTGCGATGATCGCGGACAATCTTCTTGGCATTGTCGTAGCATTCTTCCACGATCGCTCGGACTTGTCCATCAATGCGGGAAGCGATAGATTCGGAATACTCAGATCGGGTTGTCCAGTCACGACCCAAGAATACTTCACCCTGCTGGCTTTCCAACGACAGTGGCCCTAAGTCGGACATCCCGAACCGAGTCACCATCTGCCGCGCCATTCCCGATAACTGCTGCAAGTCTCCACCAGCGCCAGTGGTAACTTCCGCAGCCCCAAAAATTACCTCTTCAGCAGCGCGACCGCCCAAAGCACCAGTAATTCTGGCTTTTAACTGAGAACGAGAAATTAATCCTTGTTCTTCGTTGGGAGTAAACCAAGTTAAACCCTGTGCTTGTCCCCGTGGGATTAAGGTAACTTTCTGCACTGGGTCATGGTCTTTTAATAAAGTGCCAACTAAAGCGTGTCCAATTTCGTGGTATGCAATTAAGCGCTTGCTCTTGCTATCCACCAAAGGAGTACCTTCCATCCCAGCGACTACCCGATCTACCGCATCATCAATTTCGCGGAGGGTGATCGCTTCTTTACGTCTTCTAGCAGTCAAAATTGCCGCTTCGTTGAGCAAGTTAGCTAAATCAGCACCAGTGAATCCAGGAGTGCGGCGAGCGATCGCATCTAAAGATACGCTAGGGTCTAGTTTCTTGTTGCGTGAATGGACTTCCAAGATTTCCAAACGCCCTTTAATATCGGGTGCATCAACTGTTACTTGTCGGTCAAAGCGACCGGGACGTAACAAAGCTGAGTCTAGTACGTCGGGACGGTTGGTAGCAGCAATAATAATAATGCCTGTGTTACCTTCAAACCCGTCCATTTCAGTGAGCAACTGGTTGAGGGTTTGCTCTCTCTCGTCGTTACCGCCACCGATACCAGCGCCCCGTTGCCGTCCTACTGCGTCAATTTCATCAATGAAGATAATACAAGGGGCGTTGTCTTTAGCTTTCTTGAACAAATCGCGGACGCGGGATGCACCCACACCAACGAACATTTCTACAAATTCCGAACCGGAAATACTGAAGAAAGGTACGCCTGCTTCACCTGCGATCGCTTTTGCTAATAAAGTTTTACCAGTTCCAGGAGGCCCAACTAATAGCACTCCCTTGGGAATCCGTGCGCCTACAGCAGTAAATCTTTCTGGCTGTTTCAAGAAGGTGACGACTTCTTGTA
The Nostoc punctiforme PCC 73102 genome window above contains:
- a CDS encoding aminopeptidase P N-terminal domain-containing protein, encoding MQAEYRQRREQLMAKIGDGTAIFRSAPMAVMHNDVEYVYRQDSDFFYLTGFNEPQAVAVLAPHHSEHRFVLFVQPKDREKEVWTGYLCGVDAAKEIYGADEAYPISELDEKLPQYLEKASRIYYHLGRDRNFNDQILKHYQSLLRTYPKRGTGPIAIEDTGPVLNSMRLIKSEAELGLMRQAVAIATEAHNYAQEIAAPGRYEYEIQAEMERIFRVRGGMGPAYPSIVASGVNACVLHYIENNRQMQNGELLLIDAGCAYGYYNSDITRTFPIGGKFTPEQKMLYEIVLEAQKQAIAQVKPGNPFKLVHDTAVRVITEGLVELGILKGEIDKLIEEEKYKPYYMHRTSHWLGLDVHDVGVYQHGQDKPQILQPGQILTVEPGLYIVPDTKLAEDQPETDPRWVGIGIRIEDDVLVTPDGHEVLTAGVPKAVNEVER
- a CDS encoding ADP-ribosylglycohydrolase family protein, with product MSTLQEYGEINQDYLAQSFAKQYDSQRGYGAAMHRLLTQICNGESWQKLASSLFNGQGSYGNGAAMRVAPIGAFFAEDLDLVVKQAQASAEITHTHPEAIADAIAVAVAAAWAWRLKDSLPSKEDFLNLVLPYVPESEVSAKIHQAVNLSENTSVQLAAAILGNGTHVSAQDTVPFALWCAAQHLDNYEEALWLTVSGLGDRDTTCAIAGGIVAVSTGVEGIPTAWVQAREPLPKGDRETITLFRPTGPKELALIKESGDSEFPPRLPEQPIFYPVLNEEYAAQIARNWNAASTDTGYIGYVTRFQVRAEFLSRYSVKTVGGSIHQEYWIPAEDLPEFNRNIVGLIEVIAEFRQSTT
- a CDS encoding anthranilate synthase component II, producing MIIVIDNYDSFTYNLVQYLGELAAEFSVADDIKVFRNDKISIDEIRALKPEAVVISPGPGRPEDAGISLELIEQLGQELPILGVCLGHQSIGQVFGGKIIPAPELMHGKTSQVSHTGVGVFRGLENPLIATRYHSLVIERETCPDVLEITAWVEDNTIMGVRHRNYPHIQGVQFHPESVLTSSGKQLLRNFLEQLQSRA
- a CDS encoding MBL fold metallo-hydrolase; this encodes MKRRQLMGYAGAGLATALVTTLGSKSQADAQSSGLSVQWLGHTCFLFTGGGAKILVNPFRTVGCTAKYRLPKVAADLVLISSQLLDEGAVDVLPGNAKLIYEPGVYEFKGIKFQGIAIDHDRKGGKQFGSNTAWSWKQGGINILHLGGAAAPISIEQKILMGRPDVLFIPVGGSAKAYNAQEAKQAIQVLNPKLVIPTHYRTQAADAAKCDISPLDDFLTLMQGTTVRRSNGDSISISPSKLPEKGEIQVLTYKF
- a CDS encoding site-2 protease family protein, with translation MQYLIYPIAIYVLLTVIRYLILFLLLCKSHIQYPKYQITKADTVPIYLKDLFQTPIKELEKFGFLPCSYLQYQPITKAYEQTNWELLLYHKALKSYATVVIRRLAEPVNLFDIEFYTFFKDRTLLLTVNGKQHGLIGEFPNTIVQDVYTSKVSVQWQTHQDCLKQLTTSKTACGLSPESFAQALQIQMSGYVSNLAKTGKISPIKGTELFQIHWLTVLRSLNPMTQGNKKAANIIKQRRQQAKTDSSILQEIPIELEVEGFKQMQYTETGLVGKKFRSWLLLGSLGLFIASYTSFLTPQSVVIFIAVLFFHEGGHLLAMKLFGYRDTSVLFVPFLGALATARKDDATLTQKFWISLAGPLPGLILGIGLAILAPFSSGYPDWVQKTSWTLIFLNLFNLLPIYPLDGGQIADLLLFSRFPYIGVLFKVFGVIILGFLGKDRPMMLLFAMLIAMGIPNSFRSAKINQKFQKELRLNPPIDQENILHFIFKYLKQLGYGNLPFSKRYTLVKGLIQQQYESRSKWKTRVFLLVIYCVTLLGGMVGILQAMAPSWVNLLTYYSQNSQQRLEQSRKNRQQQIELTTAALRANPNDVNAYIKRSRARLGLHDYKGALADYEQIIRLKPQDIQTRFIRARLRSQLKDYKGAIADANYVIQLNPKQPQAYMLRSEIRRHLGDNQGAIADTQTASNLFKEAMDEEDPS
- a CDS encoding ADP-ribosylglycohydrolase family protein; amino-acid sequence: MSTTNDLRLLRAQSSLEGLSVGDAFGERFFLHPDVVESLIVSRAIPASPWYYTDDTQMAL
- a CDS encoding diacylglycerol kinase family protein; the protein is MSPKISSSPTPTSLQTLVSNEREFSWKVASNLFVSFKYAWAGISYSFQTQRNFRIHVSVCALAIGLSVFLHLQAVEIAVIGITSGLVLALELLNTAIESLVDLTVKQTYHELAKIAKDCAAGAVLVSALVAVLVAGTLLLPPLVRLIISAL
- a CDS encoding FG-GAP repeat domain-containing protein; this encodes MFGNQNTSKTLNAQWTQTSEKIQALSSPLDSVTPLSSDSFLGSKSSYQPQQSAVVSANPNPNPYLTSAAIVPDFNGDGKTDKVWVDSTTGEIVIRLMDGTKVVEQGSLGQFDLSAYDYKIADFNADGKTDFLLRNKTTGENSIVLMDGTRVGSAAALSSVDPAWSPQIGDFNGDRKTDIFWHNATTGENAIWEMDGTTVVNATVLDTTDTALTPTIVDFDGNGKSDIFWRNATTGDNSAWFMDGAQKTEFALQSQDAAWTASVGDFNGDLSTDILWRNAQTGENKVWTMRGILVTEGALGTLDSSWTSKIGDFNGDGKTDIFWHNGTTGANTAWLMDGTTVATEAFLPANNAALTPSLGDFNGDGKTDIYWRDQTAGSDNIWTIDGTTAVENPISDADKLGPQWYTF
- the ybeY gene encoding rRNA maturation RNase YbeY gives rise to the protein MSVELYVEDSFYDLSPTTSVKIEDTDTRIPSETWENWFNHWLEILQPQIPPAPSYEIGLCLTDDSQIQELNAQYRQQNKPTDVLAFAALEVDFPQSKEMLASVPLYLGDIIVSVDTAQRQAKQQEHSLPTELAWLASHGLLHLLGWDHPDEESLGRMLKQQVRLLNAIGIAIDMEWQ